The following proteins come from a genomic window of Terribacillus aidingensis:
- a CDS encoding DUF6366 family protein has translation MSKEKETAELRRERLRQEEINRNPTGNVSDAFNRSDSGNLVDLAGGLSWKVTGVILLVLIGVITHLYS, from the coding sequence ATGAGTAAAGAAAAAGAAACAGCTGAACTGCGAAGAGAAAGATTGAGACAAGAAGAAATAAATCGAAATCCAACTGGAAATGTAAGCGATGCATTCAACAGAAGTGATAGTGGAAACCTTGTTGATTTAGCAGGCGGTTTAAGCTGGAAGGTAACAGGGGTCATTTTGCTCGTTCTGATCGGCGTTATTACGCATTTATATTCTTAA